ACTGTTACCTAAAAATGAATAACTCAACAGAAAAAGAGCGTGTTGAAATGAATAACTATGTTGGACGAATTCAAATGTTGTTGCGAAATGGATATGTGGCTTCAGAAATTGGAGTGCTTTATCCAATTGAGTCAATGTGGACTGAGTTTATGCCACGCTATCACAAGGTATTCAGTTGGTATGATGTGCATGGTGCAAGAGAAAAAGTAAACACAATTGATAAAACTTTCCAGGGGATATCGAGATTTATGTTTGAAAACTGTTGGGAATATACTCACCTTGATGCTAAAGCGATAACCGACAGCAAAGTTGAGGATGGTACATTAAAACACAAGTCTCTACAATTCAAAGTTCTGGTGCTTCCATATGTGAGTACACTTTCAAGAGCGGCCTGGGAAAAACTCGAGGAATTTGCGGTTCACGGAGGTAAAATTATTGCATTTGGAGATAAACCATTAAATTCAGAAGATAGTTTCCCTGACAAACACGTTCAGCAAACTTTCACGAAACTTTTTAAAGAAAACAACAATGTAGTTTTTTTAGAAGAATGGACAAGCAAGGAATTAAAAGGATTGCTTGATAAATGGCTTATCAAGCCAATTAATGTCGATGGGGAAAATCTGGCTTTACGATTAGCTCACCGGAAAATAGATGGGAAAGACGTGATCTTTATTATTAATGATTCGGATAAGGAAATTGTTTCCAACATTTCTTTTAATACAAAAGGAGAGTTTGAGCAATGGGATCCGGTAAACGGGGAGGTTGAGGAATTTGGTAAGGGCGGTAAGCTCTGTTTAGAGCCCTATCATGGAAAAGTCTACAGAACAAAATAATTGATTTAAGAGGACTTCTATTTAAATAAGGAACAATAAAATATAATATTGATATGAAAAAAATAATATTTGCCTTACTAATATCTATCCCTGTATCCTATTGCTATGCCCAGCAATTACGCACCGAGATTAAAAAAAATGAGGAACTTCTCGAATTGCGTCAAAAACTAGACTATGCCAATGCCCTAATGAAAAAGGGTGTTTTTAGAGACGATGATACTCAACGTGATTATTTTACTGGGTATGCCTATAAAACGCTGTACGATTGGGATCAATATTTTGAATCGATTGTGCAAATTTATATGGATTGGCCTGCAGATTATATCAAAAACGGTGTCACCATTTTCTTAGATCACCAGCAGGAATCGGGTATGATTCCCCGATCAGTGCCCAGTAATAAATTTCACGATGCCGAACATGTAAAACCTTTTCTATCACAAATCATCTTATTGGTTTTCGACAATTATGATGATAACAAATGGATGACTAAAGACTACTTCCAAAAATTGAAATTATACCTCGATTTTTGGCTGTACGATATGGATGGTGACAATAATGGACTCAGTGAATGGATGAGTGCTCCCCATACGGGTTTGGATAATCAACATGAACGCGCTGGATGGTGGCTTGATAGGGTAAGCGAAGGTGTTGACCTGAACAGCTACCTTGTGACGGAGACCAGAGCCTTTGCTCGGATAGCTGAAGTTATGGGTGAAAAGCAAATCGCAAAAGAGTATTTTGCAATTGCGGAGAATAGAGCCGAAGCCATAAGAACCATGTTGTGGGATGAAAAAGACGGCTTTTTCTATGATCGTATATATGAGGATAGAGAAAAAATTGGAACATGGAGAGGGGTAAATGAACTTGTAAAAGTAAAAAGTGTTGCCGGTTTTATGCCACTATGGGCTCAAATAGCAACAGAGGAACAAGCCAAAGCTCTTGTATACAATAACCTGATGAATCCGGAAGAGTTTTGGACGCCTTATCCAGTACCTGCTTTGGCAAAATCAGAACCAGGATATTCAGAAAAACATATTCTTAGTGATTTAGGGTGTAGTTGGCGTGCTAATACTTGGATACCAACAAACTACATGGTTTACCATGGATTAAAAAACTATGGATATAGTGAGTTGGCAACACTTGTTGCAGTGCGTACACAGCAACTCATAAACAAGGCTGGAGACCGAGAATATTATACATCAGAATCTGGAGAAGGCAGAGGGCTTAATCCTTTCTGGGGTTGGAGTTTGCTTGGCCACTTCTTCATGTTCGAAGAAACTGTTGAATTTGATGTTACAAACTTTATAAAAGACTAAAAAGTATGAAAAGCATAGATAGACGAAAATTTATTAAAAGTAGCGCTTTAGCCACAGGTGGGGTAATTATCTTACCTACTATTATTTCTTCATGCAAAGGTAAACCTGCTCCGTCAGACAAAATAAATGTAGCCTTTATTGGTGCAGGAGGAAAAGGCATTCACGCTATAAATGTTCTAAAAGAAAACCCTCTAATGAATATTGTGGCTTTTGCTGATGTAGATTTTCGCAAAGCAGCCCAGGCATTTGAACAGTTTCCCGATGTGAATCGATACTATGATTTCCGAAAGATGCTTCGAAAAATGGGGAAGGAAATTGATGCGGTTATCATATCAACCCCAGATCATACACATCATTACATTGCCAAGTATTGCATGCTAAAAGGTAAACATGTGTATTTAGAGAAACCACTGGCACACAATATTCATGAAGTAAGAGATTTAATGGCTCTGGAGAAAGAAACCGGGCTAGTTTGTCAAATGGGAAATCAGGGGCATTCATCTATTGGTTTTAAAAAGCTTGACGAGTGGATAAATAAGGGATTTTTAGGAGACGTAAATGAAGTTTATGCTTGGACTAAAGCTGATTGGAATGATGCGGGAGCGCAGCGTCCTGAAAAACAACCAATACCTAAAGGAGTAGACTGGGATTTATGGTTAGGACCAGCAGCAGAGGTCGATTACAATAAGGCTTATATGCCGGGAAGATGGAGAGGTTGGAATGAATTCGGATCAGGTGCATTGGGTGATTTTGCCTGCCATAATATGGATGCTCCTTATTCTGCTTTAGGTTTGCAATGTCCGGATAAAGTTGAGGTAGAAAGTACAGGGCCAAGTTTGCTTTCATTCCCTAAAAGTGCAAAACTAACTTTCCATTTTCCTGAAAGTAAATTTGGAAACAAAGTGAAATTCTCTTGGTATCAGGGACCAACATTCTTACCACCAAAACCTGTAGGGTTTGAGCCGGGTACACCATTTGGTAATAACATGGGCGGAACTGTAATAATTGGTTCTGAAGCTACGGTTATCAGCCATTCACACTCAACAAACCCAAGCTTTATCCCTAATTCTAAACATGAAGAATTAAAGTCTCAATTTGACACCTACGAGAACCCAGGGGTATGGAATGATCATTACGACAATTGGCTTTTGGCCATTAAAGGTGAAGCTAAAATTAGCTCATCCTTTTTCGATGGAGGTCGTTTAACAGAAACCATGCTTTGGGGAAATATTGCTCTTAAAACAAATACTGATTTGAATATCAATCCTAATACAAAGGAAATCATCAATAACGCTGAAGCAACTGAATTAATGGGATATCCTAAACCAAGAAAAGGATGGGAAATATAGAAAGCATTCAAGTCAACAAATGATGAATAAAAGTATTTTTCTTGCGCTTGTTGCGATAATTTTTATTGCTTCAAGTCAACTAAATGCACAAAACCAGAAGCCCAATATTCTTTTCTTTTATGCCGATGACTGGGGTAGGATTGCCAGCGTATATAAAGATAGCTGTTTGGGTAGAATTTGTGATGTGGTAAAAACACCCACATTTGATAAAGTAGCAGAAAAAGGACTTTTGTTTACCAATGCATATTTCCCTGTACCTCAGTGTACTCCATGCCGTGCATCCATCGCTACTGGGTCTTATTTTTGGCGAACAGGAAAGACGGCCTTTTTAAATCAGCAGGATGGATTTGAAGGTTATGATGCTGGAAATGAGTTTTCTGGTTTTGGGAAGATACTTGAAGATCAGGGATACTTTATAGGCACATCCGGTAAAACATTGGAAAAAAGATGGACAAATGCAGAGCTAGTTCCCGGAGAGAAAGGAGGATATCGATTTTCTCTCACAATCTATAATGAAAAATCGAAGGATGAACGCATAACAAAAAGGAATCAGCTTACGGATGGCTATCGAGAAACGATTCAGAATTTACTAAAACAATCGAACGACCAACCATTCTTTTTTGTGTATGGTGCAATTAATACTCACCGTCCCTGGATTCGGGGATCGGGAAAGGAATTGTGGGGTATTGACCCTGATGATTTACAAGGTAAACTTCCAGAATATTTGGCTGATGTCCCTGATGTCCGCCAGGATATAGCGGACTATCTTGGTGAAATTCACGCACTGGATTTAATGCTCCAAATTTTTATGGAAGAATTGGAAAAAGCTGGAGAACTGGAAAATACAATAATAATTGCCACAGGTGACAATGGTCCTCCTGGATTTACCCGCGGCAAAACCAATTTATACGATTTTGGAACTGCAGCACCGCTTATGATTTGCGGACCAGGAATAAACAAACCTGGTAGAATTATTTCTGATTTTATAAATCTGATGGATTTAACTCCAACGTTTATTCATATTGCTGGGGGAAAAGTCCCTAAAGAAATGGATGGTAAAAGTATTTATCCATTGTTGTGCTCAGAAAAAGAAGGACGGATTGACCCTGAAAGGAACTATGTTGTATTCGGACGTGAACGGCATGTTCACAACTCCCGTCCGGGAAACCTTTCCTATCCTTCACGTGCCATTCGCACGGATAGTTTTACCTATATCATAAACCCGCATAGCGAACGCTGGGTGCAAGGTAACCCTTACGAAGCTAATGAAATAGCTGCTCCTCATGAACTATATGATTTGGGGATCAATGGTCTGAAAGTTTTCCGTGATTTGGATGCTAGTCCAACAAAGGCATGGGTAATGTCAATGCGTGACAATGCAGAGAATAAAAAATATTGGAATTGGACTTTTGGTAACCGACCCAAAGAAGAACTTTATAAAAATTCGGATATCTATCAAATACACAATCTAGCAGATGAGCCCACATACAAAAATGTGAAACAGGAGCTGTCAAGAAAATTAAAATCCATCAGAAAGAAAACAAATGACCCACGTTTAGAAGATCTTTTTGACAATGCCCCTTGGACAAGTCCTGAAGGTGAAATAGAGATCAATTAATAATTCCATCAATGTAGAAACTAAGAATACAAATAATGAAAAAAATAAGTTCAACAGTTGCAATACTGTTTATAATTGTACAGCTTACTGCACAAATCACCGAATCACACGATTTTGAACAGCCCAATGATTATCCTTTGATAGGAGATTGGACTGGGAAATGGATAAACCCTAAACGAGGGCATGAAGCCCATCACCCTGGCATTACCGCACAAGTAAATTTGATAAATGGGAAAAGATACATGGTGCATATTCTACCCGAGCTTTACAACAGGGCGGCTCACTACTTTGATGTTAATGTTGATGAAGTGAATCAACAATTGAGCTTTGATAACAACGGCTGGTCCTTCGTTTTTTCGGGTGATTCTTGCACCGGTTATGGAATGCTGCATGGTGATACCACTTACTTTAAAATGGCAAAATCCGATTTGGTTCCGCCAACACTAAATCTATCTGCTCCCGCAAATGCCATTAAGTTACTGGCAGACGACAGCTTGACTGCCTGGAATCATGGTGATGGGAGAAAGGTGACCTGGAAAATGGAGAACGGTGTATTGGAAACCGTTTCTGCGTTTTGGAACGCTGGTCAAAACCGCGCAAATGGCCTTGGAGGAGATATTGAAACAAAGCAAAAGTTTGGTGATCTTAAATTTCACATGGAATTTCGATATGCCATTGAACCCGGCAAAGCCGGACAAGGACGTGGAAACTCCGGTCTGTTTTTTCACGGAGTTGGTGAAGTTCAAATACTTAATAGCTATGCATTACAGGGCTATTGGAACGAAGCAGGTTCAATTTACAAACGTCATCCGGCAAAAGTGAACGCAGCTGGCCCTCCATTGCTATGGCAAACTTATGATGTAGAATTAAAAATGCCACGTTTTAATGCCGATGGTGAAAAGCTATCCGAAGCAATTTTAACTGTGCGCTTAAATGGTAAGATTATTCACAATCAACTTGAAATGGAATCAGATGCAGCCAAAGTAAGCATTGGCTTACAAGATCATATTAACTGTTTGCAGTACCGCAATATTTGGGTACTTGAAAACTGAAGCTGTTTACACTGAAAATTAACTATAAACCTTTTACAGTAATAACTGGAGCATAAAATGAGACGAAATAAAACACAATATAAGAAATCCATTAACACATCAATTTTTACCCCAACATTAAAAACCTTAGTTATACTTGTTGGATTATCCTTATTGACTTTACAGGCAGATGCAAAAAGATTTAAGAAACTCTTTAATGGGAAGACGCTTGAAGGCTGGACTGCCGCCAGAAGCCTAGGCGAAGGCGATTGGGGAAACTTTTCGGTAAATAGAAAAGAAAAAGCAATTCATGTGTATGCTGGTGAAACACATGGCTCCAGGCAAGAAACAGACTGTCTGAATACCATAACCGAGTTTAGCCATTATATCCTTAAGCTTGAATACAAGTGGCTCGAGAAACGATTTGATCCACGTGTTGACTGGGACCGTGATGCTGGACTCCTTTTTCATGTTCATGGCGACCGTAAAAAGGTGTGGCCCTGGTGCATCGAAATGCAAATTGGAGAATCTCCAGCTGATAAAACTGAAAAACGACGTTTCCATACTGGCGATCTGTTTGTTCTGGGCGATCATATTCAGGTTAAAGCCCATCATACCGATGGCTGGTATGATCCTAATGGTGACATAGCAGAACCTCGTGCTCTCAGAACCAAGCTTGGGGTTGAAAAACCCAAAGGCAAATGGAACAAAATGGAGATACATGTTCATGGATCAAAAAAGGCCACATTTATTTTAAATGGAGAAGTTGTTCTGGAGATTTTTGATTTTGTTCAAAAGGCTGATGATGGTTCAACTAGTCCATTAGAAATAGGCAGTATTGGTCTGCAAGCCGAATTTGCAGAATTGCTATATCGCAAAATTCGAATTAAGGAACTTCCATCGGAATAAGGATATAAAATGTTTATACAATTTAGAATTAGGTAATAAAAAAAAAGAAATGAAAGATTTAAAAATTTGCATCCCTGTATTGCTGTTCCTTCTGTTAATAAACGTTTTTTCTATTGCGCAAGAGAACCGTTCTAAAGTTGGCATCAGACCTTATCCTCGCAACCACCAACATGAAATGACGGGAGGTGGTTTAGTTGCCCATTGGAAACCGGGCATTGGAAATTACGATGATGTGTTGAAAGCCGATGATTATACTGCGTTGCATATGGATGTAGTAAAAGGATACAATGGCGTTTTCAAAACCAAACAACGTTTTTTCGAGCATTATATCCATCAACAAGGAGGCGATTGGGTAGATACGAATCCGAAAACAAATAAACTGATACAGATAATTCGAGACCATGAAGAGGACGGGAACGAAGTGAAGCATATTATTATTTGCCGGGAAGGTTGGCTTTACGACAAGGAGAATGGAGATACAGGACCCATTGCCGGAGACCCAAGAATTCTGTATCAAAAAGATGTAAATGATACCCGAAAAGTATTTAAAGATGCCCATGCACTTGGATTAGTAAAGCATGATAATTACAAACTTATTCAAATGGTAGTTCATCCTGCTGTTTTTCTCGACGACCCTGAGGCAAGAGAAATCATTAGAACCATGGATGGTATCTGTATTGAATCACATCAGTTTAACCGCTACTGGCCTTTAGGAAACGAAATTTCAAATCCTGAAGAAATTGCCAGAGGAGCCAAATGGGTGCTTGAACAAGGCATGGATTATATCTTTTATTATGGACCTTACCAGTACAAAGACTGTGATACTTATACCGATTTTTTGGAAAGAGATTGGCTGAAGGCATTTTGGGACAGGGGCTTACCAAAGCATCATAAGAACATGTATTACTATTTGAATGCATTTCCGCACCATTGTGGTTCACAAAGGCCGGTTGGTCCAGAATCAGATCCGTACTCATACCTTGGGTTTGCCAAGTGGCTCATTCAGGAATTGGAAAATGGAAAGTAAAATTCAAATACATCGCAATTTCCATCTAATTTAACCTTTGATAATAATATTAATGATATGAAACGTAAAGACAATAAAACTATAATTTTTCTGCTTCTGGCAATAATGATGATGCAACAATTGCTTGCTGAAAATCCAATTATTCGTCATGTGCGTACAGCCGATCCTTCAGCCCATATTTGGGACGATAAGGGAACGCTGTGGATATATACATCCGGAGATCCTAATGATAGTTGTTCCGATTATTCAACAATGGACGGATATCGTGCATTTTCAACCACCGACATGGTAAATTATACAGATCATGGTGTAATTCTTCATTCAAGTAATATATCGTGGGGAGTACCAGGTTATATGTTCGCACCTACTTTTGCGTATAAAAACGGCAAATATTATTGCATTTATCCGCATGCCTATGAAAACTCCTATGCGAAGTTTAATTGTGGAATTGCCGTAAGCGATGTTCCTCAAGGCCCGTTTACCGATATTGGTATTCTTGAAGGAGTTACTGGAGAGTGGATTGATCCTTGTGTTTTTTCAGATACCGATGGAACTATGTATTTATATTGGGGAATACATCAACCAAAGGTTGCAAAATTGAAAGACAATATGATGGAATTGGCAGAAGAACCAAGAGTTATCGAATATGGTTCAGATAATTTCTTTGAAGCCATATACATGCACAAAAAAGATGACATCTATTATTTCTCATACAATACCGGGAAAGGTGGATATTATGCCATGGGCGATAATCCGTATGGTCCTTTCGATTATATAGGGGCAGTAAATCCAGCGCAGGAACAAGATCATCATTCAATGATTGAGTTTAAAGGGCAATGGTACTTTTTTTATCATGTGCAGAATTATAATGGAGGAAATGGATGCATGAGAAATACTTGTGCCGAATATTTATTCTACAATACAGATGGCACACTTCAAGAGGTTTATCCTAGCTTAGAAGGTGTGGCTCAGGTTGATGCTCCTGTTGTTAGTTTTACCTCTCCAACATATAACCAAAAATTTAAAGCTCCTGCTAATGTAATGGTAGATGTAAATGCAACCGATGATAAAGGTGTTTCAAAAGTTTTACTCTATTTAAATGGTCAACTCGTAGGTAAGAAAAGAAAAGCACCATATACTTGGGGTAAAGGCCATTCGCTTTTAAATGGAATAGCAACTGGTAATTATACATTAAAGGCTGTTGCTGTTGATAAAGACGGGAAAATTGGAGAAAGATCTATAAGCTTTTCAAGCTATACAGATTAATCTAATTGTAATAGTTTTACAGTAAAACTTGTTTCGAATAAGGTTAAAGGTCCACCTCTCAATTATAAAAATAGAGCTACATTATCATCAATTAAATGATGTTCTAAATGTGATAGCAGAATTTGCTTTTCAGATTTACAAACTGCTTAGTTTAGAAGAAAGTTTAGATTGGAAAAGTAACATTCCAAAATAGTCTTAATTGTGGTCGTAATAGGGCTCAGCCATATTTAAGCCCCGTTTGTAAGGAGAAAAATCAGTTAGATACCGACACATAGTAACTCATATTTAGAGTAACAAATCTTTTCCGAAGGTGCTATCTGCGAAGGTGCGGTGGCACTATTCTTTCAGAACTTTGAGCTTGATTGATAAAAAGCAAATACCTTCTCTTATTGCTTCCCATATAAAGCAAATAGAGACTTTCTTCCCTTTAAGGTATTCTGTGTTTCCTAAAAGTAGATAATGGCTTATTTCTTAGTATGGTAAGTTATGTGCTTATGGCATTACACACGCTGAAAAATCTTAACAGAATATTAAGTATTTATATTTTATTTATACTTAATGTAGAATAAAAATGCAACAAGCTGAAATATAGCTCATTGCATTTATTGTGTGTGCCCAGAACAAGACTCGAACTTGCACGGGAAAATTCTCCCACAAGGCCCTCGTAACAGTCTGTTATACAGGTGTTATGGCGTGTTGTGTTGGTTGGTCTATTTCTCATGATGTTTCCATTTTTTAGCGGATTTCATGGAAATGTTTCCACAATGTTTCCACAAATGGTAATTAAATTTTATCTCACCCGACCTGAGGTTGAAAGTAAATTAAGGTTGGTTTGTATCTACAGTCGTAAACAACAATTGAAGTTTACAACGGAACATCTTGTACATCCTAAATATTGGGATGCTAAGAACCAGTGCGTAAAAAACTCCATGCTTGGGAGTGATGAATTGAACCATCTTCTTGAATTAATGAAACTGGATGTTTTTAAATGCATTCGTGAACTTAAACTGGAAGGAATCAATGAATGGGCTGATATGAAAATCAGTCTTTTGAACTATCTCAAAACAGGGAGTAAGGACGGAGCTTCTCAGGCGCAATTTAAGAAGGATTTAAGCGCCTCTTTTATCTCAATGATTTATGAGTTTCTAGGTGCTAAATCGGCTGAATATAAGCCTGAAACTGCTCGTAAATACAAGGTGTTGGAAGCCGTAACTCTTGAGTTCGAAAAGTATCGGAGAAGTAAGATCTTGCTCTCTGATATTTCATATCCATTACTTGAAGAATTCAGGCTTTACTTGTTAAATGTGCGTAAGAATCGGAATGATACTATCTACAAAATGCTTGCTGCTTTTAAATGTGTGATCAGGTGGTTGATTAAAAACAACTACACCGTTGATGCAAAAGCTTTGGAACTGCGCCAAACAGTAAAAGTGAAGCATGATATCGTTACCCTTAATGAAAAAGAGCTTGCTAAAATCGCTAATACCAAATTAAAACCACATCAGGAGGCTATACGCGATTGTTTCTTGTTTCAGGTGTATACTGGTCAACGGTATTCAGATATGCAGCAATTGTCGCCTGATCAAATCAAAGGGAAAATATGGAGATTTCAATCCATTAAAACCGGAAAGGATATGCAGGTTCCTTTGATTGGTTGGAGTCAAATGGCGTTTGAGATAGGGAAGAGGTATAACTTTTCGCTCCCACAGTATGCTCAGCAGTATTTTAACCGCGAAATCACTAAGATTTGTCGTGTTGCTAAAATTACCGAACCAGTTTCGATCAATCGCTATCAGGGGAGCTCAACTATTCAAATCAGAAAGCCGAAATGTGAGCTGATTTCTTCACACACGGCCCGGCGAACCTGTGTTAGTTTATTACTTGAAAAAGGTGTGCCTCCAACTGTGGTTATGAAATTAACTGGGCACTCAAGCATCCAAACCATGATGCGATATGAGCGTACATCAAATGAAGCTTTGTTTAATGCATTAGCTGGATTGTAACTGTTCTACACTAGGAGTCGTCCGATGCCGGGGCGACTTTTTTTACTTATGACGATATTTCTCCTTAAACCTATGCTGGTTAAGAGTATTAACTGGCAATGGGACACGCCTTAATAAATCCAGCGCCCACTGGTACATTTATGCAATATCAACTATCTGAGATCGAAGTTAAGTACAATCCTGAAATCAAACCATCGGAGCGTATGAAGATTACAGGTTCCAAAGATGCGGAGAAAGCCTTTCGTCAGATATGGGAGCAACCATTACAGCACCGTGAAAGCTTTTACGTATTATTCCTGAACCGTGGGAATCGTGTATTGGGCTTCTTTCTCGTCTCGTTAGGCGGTATTTCCGGGACTGTAGTCGATCAGAAGCTTATATTCCAAACCGCTCTTAAAGTCAACGCATGCTCTGTTATCGCCTGTCACAACCACCCATCAGGGAATCTGGAACCGAGCCAGGCTGATATTAACATCACCCGAAAAATTAAGGAGTCCGGGGAGTTGTTGGATATTCCGTTACTCGACCATCTCATCATTTGTCAGGAGAACTATCGTTCGCTGGCTGATGACGGTTACCTTTAATTGGTTCCCGGTTCCCCAAGCCTTATAATACAATATATTTAGGGTACAAGGAGCAGGGAACTTATATTATTCGTCTGTCTTTGTGCCTGGGTTTACAACCTCTAATCTTCGTACAAATCTGATAGTCATATTATACATGTAGTTTAATAGAGGTTCGTCCAAAGCCCCAAATTTCAGCCTCATTTTGCTCCTAATATTGATGTTTTTCATGGGGAATTCCCGTATTAATTTTCAGAAATTTTGGATTTTTAAGTGAAACCGGTCGTGTAATATGAATTGGGCCCGGTTGATTTAAAAGTGGGAAATCATATATTTTTCAGAGGGGATGGGGTACCCTCGCCTTTTTCATTCGTTTCTATTCAAATTCGTTTAAAAAATTCACGTTTACATTTAACATTTCAATTTCTGTTGCTACCTTTAGCTTCGAATAAAAACCGATTGCGAATGAAATAAACCTTTTGTGGGAATAAAATATTATTGTGACTGCAATTGTCCGGTACCAGAAAATCCGCCAGATTTAATGTATACACCGAGGAAAATAGCAGGACGGTTAACGTTTGGGCGTAACCGGCTTGTTGGTGTTATGGGCTTCTGGCGGAGCCTCTCTGGTTGACAAGTTTGGTTGCGCCTTCTTGTTTTAACGACATAAGCAAAACTTTAAAGTGTTTATACCGAGTTTTAAATATGCG
Above is a genomic segment from uncultured Draconibacterium sp. containing:
- a CDS encoding Gfo/Idh/MocA family oxidoreductase, translating into MKSIDRRKFIKSSALATGGVIILPTIISSCKGKPAPSDKINVAFIGAGGKGIHAINVLKENPLMNIVAFADVDFRKAAQAFEQFPDVNRYYDFRKMLRKMGKEIDAVIISTPDHTHHYIAKYCMLKGKHVYLEKPLAHNIHEVRDLMALEKETGLVCQMGNQGHSSIGFKKLDEWINKGFLGDVNEVYAWTKADWNDAGAQRPEKQPIPKGVDWDLWLGPAAEVDYNKAYMPGRWRGWNEFGSGALGDFACHNMDAPYSALGLQCPDKVEVESTGPSLLSFPKSAKLTFHFPESKFGNKVKFSWYQGPTFLPPKPVGFEPGTPFGNNMGGTVIIGSEATVISHSHSTNPSFIPNSKHEELKSQFDTYENPGVWNDHYDNWLLAIKGEAKISSSFFDGGRLTETMLWGNIALKTNTDLNINPNTKEIINNAEATELMGYPKPRKGWEI
- a CDS encoding sulfatase, with the protein product MMNKSIFLALVAIIFIASSQLNAQNQKPNILFFYADDWGRIASVYKDSCLGRICDVVKTPTFDKVAEKGLLFTNAYFPVPQCTPCRASIATGSYFWRTGKTAFLNQQDGFEGYDAGNEFSGFGKILEDQGYFIGTSGKTLEKRWTNAELVPGEKGGYRFSLTIYNEKSKDERITKRNQLTDGYRETIQNLLKQSNDQPFFFVYGAINTHRPWIRGSGKELWGIDPDDLQGKLPEYLADVPDVRQDIADYLGEIHALDLMLQIFMEELEKAGELENTIIIATGDNGPPGFTRGKTNLYDFGTAAPLMICGPGINKPGRIISDFINLMDLTPTFIHIAGGKVPKEMDGKSIYPLLCSEKEGRIDPERNYVVFGRERHVHNSRPGNLSYPSRAIRTDSFTYIINPHSERWVQGNPYEANEIAAPHELYDLGINGLKVFRDLDASPTKAWVMSMRDNAENKKYWNWTFGNRPKEELYKNSDIYQIHNLADEPTYKNVKQELSRKLKSIRKKTNDPRLEDLFDNAPWTSPEGEIEIN
- a CDS encoding JAB domain-containing protein, coding for MGHALINPAPTGTFMQYQLSEIEVKYNPEIKPSERMKITGSKDAEKAFRQIWEQPLQHRESFYVLFLNRGNRVLGFFLVSLGGISGTVVDQKLIFQTALKVNACSVIACHNHPSGNLEPSQADINITRKIKESGELLDIPLLDHLIICQENYRSLADDGYL
- a CDS encoding trehalase family glycosidase; this encodes MKKIIFALLISIPVSYCYAQQLRTEIKKNEELLELRQKLDYANALMKKGVFRDDDTQRDYFTGYAYKTLYDWDQYFESIVQIYMDWPADYIKNGVTIFLDHQQESGMIPRSVPSNKFHDAEHVKPFLSQIILLVFDNYDDNKWMTKDYFQKLKLYLDFWLYDMDGDNNGLSEWMSAPHTGLDNQHERAGWWLDRVSEGVDLNSYLVTETRAFARIAEVMGEKQIAKEYFAIAENRAEAIRTMLWDEKDGFFYDRIYEDREKIGTWRGVNELVKVKSVAGFMPLWAQIATEEQAKALVYNNLMNPEEFWTPYPVPALAKSEPGYSEKHILSDLGCSWRANTWIPTNYMVYHGLKNYGYSELATLVAVRTQQLINKAGDREYYTSESGEGRGLNPFWGWSLLGHFFMFEETVEFDVTNFIKD
- a CDS encoding tyrosine-type recombinase/integrase, giving the protein MVIKFYLTRPEVESKLRLVCIYSRKQQLKFTTEHLVHPKYWDAKNQCVKNSMLGSDELNHLLELMKLDVFKCIRELKLEGINEWADMKISLLNYLKTGSKDGASQAQFKKDLSASFISMIYEFLGAKSAEYKPETARKYKVLEAVTLEFEKYRRSKILLSDISYPLLEEFRLYLLNVRKNRNDTIYKMLAAFKCVIRWLIKNNYTVDAKALELRQTVKVKHDIVTLNEKELAKIANTKLKPHQEAIRDCFLFQVYTGQRYSDMQQLSPDQIKGKIWRFQSIKTGKDMQVPLIGWSQMAFEIGKRYNFSLPQYAQQYFNREITKICRVAKITEPVSINRYQGSSTIQIRKPKCELISSHTARRTCVSLLLEKGVPPTVVMKLTGHSSIQTMMRYERTSNEALFNALAGL
- a CDS encoding DUF1080 domain-containing protein, whose amino-acid sequence is MKKISSTVAILFIIVQLTAQITESHDFEQPNDYPLIGDWTGKWINPKRGHEAHHPGITAQVNLINGKRYMVHILPELYNRAAHYFDVNVDEVNQQLSFDNNGWSFVFSGDSCTGYGMLHGDTTYFKMAKSDLVPPTLNLSAPANAIKLLADDSLTAWNHGDGRKVTWKMENGVLETVSAFWNAGQNRANGLGGDIETKQKFGDLKFHMEFRYAIEPGKAGQGRGNSGLFFHGVGEVQILNSYALQGYWNEAGSIYKRHPAKVNAAGPPLLWQTYDVELKMPRFNADGEKLSEAILTVRLNGKIIHNQLEMESDAAKVSIGLQDHINCLQYRNIWVLEN
- a CDS encoding family 43 glycosylhydrolase — its product is MKRKDNKTIIFLLLAIMMMQQLLAENPIIRHVRTADPSAHIWDDKGTLWIYTSGDPNDSCSDYSTMDGYRAFSTTDMVNYTDHGVILHSSNISWGVPGYMFAPTFAYKNGKYYCIYPHAYENSYAKFNCGIAVSDVPQGPFTDIGILEGVTGEWIDPCVFSDTDGTMYLYWGIHQPKVAKLKDNMMELAEEPRVIEYGSDNFFEAIYMHKKDDIYYFSYNTGKGGYYAMGDNPYGPFDYIGAVNPAQEQDHHSMIEFKGQWYFFYHVQNYNGGNGCMRNTCAEYLFYNTDGTLQEVYPSLEGVAQVDAPVVSFTSPTYNQKFKAPANVMVDVNATDDKGVSKVLLYLNGQLVGKKRKAPYTWGKGHSLLNGIATGNYTLKAVAVDKDGKIGERSISFSSYTD
- a CDS encoding DUF1080 domain-containing protein, with the translated sequence MRRNKTQYKKSINTSIFTPTLKTLVILVGLSLLTLQADAKRFKKLFNGKTLEGWTAARSLGEGDWGNFSVNRKEKAIHVYAGETHGSRQETDCLNTITEFSHYILKLEYKWLEKRFDPRVDWDRDAGLLFHVHGDRKKVWPWCIEMQIGESPADKTEKRRFHTGDLFVLGDHIQVKAHHTDGWYDPNGDIAEPRALRTKLGVEKPKGKWNKMEIHVHGSKKATFILNGEVVLEIFDFVQKADDGSTSPLEIGSIGLQAEFAELLYRKIRIKELPSE